A genomic region of Rhea pennata isolate bPtePen1 chromosome 14, bPtePen1.pri, whole genome shotgun sequence contains the following coding sequences:
- the LOC134146834 gene encoding hepatitis A virus cellular receptor 1 homolog isoform X1, with the protein MLSCFSLNWIILILFAGPRVSGSILKGVVGQDITVPCSYRVRTSADITTMCWGRGACPASKCALPIIWTNGWKVTTQSSKRYQLQGNLSKGDVSLTIVNAEEADSGTYCCRVEIPGLFNDQTTNQRVVIEKARITTPSPHTYISEQTSAPGTAGDSSFTITTTWPSVSASEAPQTAYDPSSSTSFVSHSSDITIDLQNMSVSAHSAQYSENGMYVGIGICVVILVILILALFLSRRYLHNMKKLNNFPSSIIFWRSERAGNQNALEVELHAEENIYTIH; encoded by the exons ATGTTGTCTTGTTTCTCCCTGAACTGGATTATACTGATCTTGTTTGCAG GCCCCAGAGTATCAGGATCAATCCTGAAAGGAGTGGTTGGTCAGGATATCACTGTGCCCTGCTCTTACCGCGTTAGGACGAGCGCCGACATCACAACGATGTGCTGGGGTCGTGGCGCCTGCCCGGCTTCAAAATGTGCGTTGCCCATTATCTGGACAAACGGATGGAAGGTGACAACACAGTCCTCCAAGAGGTACCAACTACAAGGGAACCTGTCAAAGGGCGACGTGTCCCTCACGATAGTGAATGCAGAGGAAGCAGACAGTGGGACGTACTGCTGCCGTGTGGAGATCCCAGGGTTGTTCAATGATCAGACAACTAATCAGAGGGTTGTGATTGAGAAAG CTAGGATCACTACTCCAAGTCCTCATACTTACATCTCTGAACAGACCTCAG CTCCTGGGACTGCCGGTGACTCATCCTTTACCATCACAACAACATGGCCATCAGTTTCTGCTTCAGAAGCTCCTCAGACT GCTTACGATCCCTCCTCAAGCACCAGTTTCGTCTCACACTCCTCAGATATAACCATAGACTTGCAG AATATGTCTGTGTCAGCTCACAGTGCACAGTATTCAGAAAATGGGATGTACGTTGGGATCGGCATATGCGTCGTGATTCTTGTCATCCTTATTTTGGCTCTGTTCCTCAGTAGAC GCTATTTACACAATATGAAGAAGCTGAATAACTTTCCAAG CTCTATCATATTTTGGAGATCAGAACGTGCAGGGAACCAAAATGCCCTGGAAGTTGAGCTGCATGCAGAGGAAAACATTTATACAATACACTAA
- the LOC134146834 gene encoding hepatitis A virus cellular receptor 1 homolog isoform X2, translating to MLSCFSLNWIILILFAGPRVSGSILKGVVGQDITVPCSYRVRTSADITTMCWGRGACPASKCALPIIWTNGWKVTTQSSKRYQLQGNLSKGDVSLTIVNAEEADSGTYCCRVEIPGLFNDQTTNQRVVIEKARITTPSPHTYISEQTSAPGTAGDSSFTITTTWPSVSASEAPQTAYDPSSSTSFVSHSSDITIDLQNMSVSAHSAQYSENGMYVGIGICVVILVILILALFLSRPLSYFGDQNVQGTKMPWKLSCMQRKTFIQYTKE from the exons ATGTTGTCTTGTTTCTCCCTGAACTGGATTATACTGATCTTGTTTGCAG GCCCCAGAGTATCAGGATCAATCCTGAAAGGAGTGGTTGGTCAGGATATCACTGTGCCCTGCTCTTACCGCGTTAGGACGAGCGCCGACATCACAACGATGTGCTGGGGTCGTGGCGCCTGCCCGGCTTCAAAATGTGCGTTGCCCATTATCTGGACAAACGGATGGAAGGTGACAACACAGTCCTCCAAGAGGTACCAACTACAAGGGAACCTGTCAAAGGGCGACGTGTCCCTCACGATAGTGAATGCAGAGGAAGCAGACAGTGGGACGTACTGCTGCCGTGTGGAGATCCCAGGGTTGTTCAATGATCAGACAACTAATCAGAGGGTTGTGATTGAGAAAG CTAGGATCACTACTCCAAGTCCTCATACTTACATCTCTGAACAGACCTCAG CTCCTGGGACTGCCGGTGACTCATCCTTTACCATCACAACAACATGGCCATCAGTTTCTGCTTCAGAAGCTCCTCAGACT GCTTACGATCCCTCCTCAAGCACCAGTTTCGTCTCACACTCCTCAGATATAACCATAGACTTGCAG AATATGTCTGTGTCAGCTCACAGTGCACAGTATTCAGAAAATGGGATGTACGTTGGGATCGGCATATGCGTCGTGATTCTTGTCATCCTTATTTTGGCTCTGTTCCTCAGTAGAC CTCTATCATATTTTGGAGATCAGAACGTGCAGGGAACCAAAATGCCCTGGAAGTTGAGCTGCATGCAGAGGAAAACATTTATACAATACACTAAGGAATGA
- the LOC134146834 gene encoding hepatitis A virus cellular receptor 1 homolog isoform X3, with protein MLSCFSLNWIILILFAGPRVSGSILKGVVGQDITVPCSYRVRTSADITTMCWGRGACPASKCALPIIWTNGWKVTTQSSKRYQLQGNLSKGDVSLTIVNAEEADSGTYCCRVEIPGLFNDQTTNQRVVIEKAPGTAGDSSFTITTTWPSVSASEAPQTAYDPSSSTSFVSHSSDITIDLQNMSVSAHSAQYSENGMYVGIGICVVILVILILALFLSRRYLHNMKKLNNFPSSIIFWRSERAGNQNALEVELHAEENIYTIH; from the exons ATGTTGTCTTGTTTCTCCCTGAACTGGATTATACTGATCTTGTTTGCAG GCCCCAGAGTATCAGGATCAATCCTGAAAGGAGTGGTTGGTCAGGATATCACTGTGCCCTGCTCTTACCGCGTTAGGACGAGCGCCGACATCACAACGATGTGCTGGGGTCGTGGCGCCTGCCCGGCTTCAAAATGTGCGTTGCCCATTATCTGGACAAACGGATGGAAGGTGACAACACAGTCCTCCAAGAGGTACCAACTACAAGGGAACCTGTCAAAGGGCGACGTGTCCCTCACGATAGTGAATGCAGAGGAAGCAGACAGTGGGACGTACTGCTGCCGTGTGGAGATCCCAGGGTTGTTCAATGATCAGACAACTAATCAGAGGGTTGTGATTGAGAAAG CTCCTGGGACTGCCGGTGACTCATCCTTTACCATCACAACAACATGGCCATCAGTTTCTGCTTCAGAAGCTCCTCAGACT GCTTACGATCCCTCCTCAAGCACCAGTTTCGTCTCACACTCCTCAGATATAACCATAGACTTGCAG AATATGTCTGTGTCAGCTCACAGTGCACAGTATTCAGAAAATGGGATGTACGTTGGGATCGGCATATGCGTCGTGATTCTTGTCATCCTTATTTTGGCTCTGTTCCTCAGTAGAC GCTATTTACACAATATGAAGAAGCTGAATAACTTTCCAAG CTCTATCATATTTTGGAGATCAGAACGTGCAGGGAACCAAAATGCCCTGGAAGTTGAGCTGCATGCAGAGGAAAACATTTATACAATACACTAA